Below is a genomic region from Capricornis sumatraensis isolate serow.1 chromosome 17, serow.2, whole genome shotgun sequence.
cccatttatttgccatgaagtgatgccctgatcttagttttttgaatgttgagttttaagccagctttctcactctcctctttcactttcaagaggctcttcagtttctcttcgctttctggcataagggtggtgtcatctgcatatctgacgttattgatatttctccgggaaatcttgattcctgcttgtgcttcattcagcccggcatttctctgcatatgtactctgtatatcagttaaattttccacagtttgttgtgatctacacagtcaaaggctttggaatagtcagtaaagcaaaagtagatgtttttctggaactcttggtttttctatgatccaatggatgttggcaatttaatctctggtttctctgcattttctagctcttcctctgccttttctaaattatttcttttacctGTACATATTTTTACATGGTCTTCAAACAACAGTTTGAATTAAGAGctaaatgcattaaaaattttggttcaaatgtaaaagataaaaccTGTTGGTCAGTATACTAGGTATCAAAGAAAGtgaggagaaggtaatggcaccccactccagtactcttgcctggaaaatcccatggatggaggagcctggtaggctgcagtccatggggtcgctgagtcggacacgactgagcgacttcactttcacttttcactttcatgcattggagaaggaaatggcaacccactccaatgttcttgcctggagaatcccagggatgggggagcctggtgggctgccgtctctggggtcgcacagagtcggacacgactgaaacaacttagcagcaaagaaagtgaagtcactcagtcgtgtccagctctttgcgaccccatggactgtaggcctaccagcctcctccatccatgggattttccagacaagaatactggagtaggtggccataaGAGATCAGCAAAAGCCAGTTGTTTGCAACTACCAGATACGTTCTAAGCTTCCCAGGGACCTATAGCGTAGGTGTTCTGTTACAGATataaaactgaggcatagaggtTAATTTGCTTCAAAATCATTTAGAATGACTCTTTGAACTTGGCTCTTTGAGCCTGCTCTGCAGCTCCTGGCCTCAGGGGACTGTTTAAACCTGTTAGGTAGGGTGAGGAGGATAGATCTGGAGTCTAAAAACCTCAGTCTAAGAGTCCCTGTTTCCCCAAAAGTGTGATCTTGAACTGGTCAGGTCACTTCTAAAATATTAGGATTCTCTTTTCCTCACAGGGTTGTGAGGATTTACTATGCTACTGTGTGTAAACAAACTTTGGGAACTGTAAGAGGTCCTCTCAAATGTAAGGTATAATAATAGGTCACCTTGGATAAATAGCTTGTCTTCTTTGAGCTTCATCTATAAACTGAGAATAACCACAGCATGTTATGTGACTGTTGTGAAGGTGAAATTAGACCATGCATATGATGGATGCCTATAAATCATATGATGGATTAATGCCCAGTTCCTGGAACGCCAAAATCAATCAAACTGATACTATTCAACACACCTTCATTTTCAGTTATCTGGTTCATGTAGGAAGATTTTGGTAAATCCCTAGGGTGGGGATCTGAAAGAAACTCTCAGAGGAAAGAGAAGTGGCTAAACTACCTTCTCTCGTACCCTCTCCCGCCTTGCAATCATCCCCTTCCTCACCCTAATTTACAGATTGAGAACTGAGGACAAGGGTCTAAGGGTACCTGGCTTTATCTGGCATTCTCAGGGTTAGGCGCCCACGCAGCGTGGCCGCCGTACCACGCAGTTCCGCGCCTCCACCCGCCAGGGGGCGCTCGGCCCGACGTCGGCCCCGGGAGCTGCGCGGCTTGGAGGAGGCGGAGCCCAGGAAGCCAGGCAAGATGGCGCCGTCCGCCTTTTTGCGCCCATTGTGGAAGCTGTTGGCCCCGGCCAGGTTCCCGAGTGTCTGTAAGTATCCTTCCTCGAGCAGGCCGGCCCGAGCTTCCATCCTGCCGTTCCCAGGGTGAGCCCAgccctgccagggcaggaggggaCTGCGCCCGGGCTCGTCCTGCGGTGACCTTCGCCGACCCTCGTCCCGGAGCCCACGCCTGCCTCCACCCGCGACTCTCGGCTCCTCATCACCCGCCGCCCACCCTCCTCCCAGTGCCACCGACCCCCCTGGGTCTGTGCGAGTGGACTTAGACGGGGGAAAGGGGAACCCTTCCGTGGGCGCTTCCGAGCCGTCTGAGGTTCGCAAAAGCCAATATAGAGGGTTTGAAGGCGTCCTGGACGACAGAGGCCACGGTCTCACTCGACCTCTCTGAACCTCTCCGTGGCTGTTTAAATGAGGAAGTAGAAGCGGGGATGAAATGCGATTATCCGCATTTAAATGGCAGGTTTATTCCTACAAGGCCCTAAGTTACAGATTTGGAGACCCTTTCTGTCCCCTTTCAGCTTCATCGCGGTCAAAGTTCTACATTCAGGAACCGCCACATGGCAGTCCTAACTGGCTGAAAGTTGGATTGACCTTGGGCACCTCCGTTTTTTTGTGGATCTATGTAAGTACTTTCTCCCTTCAGTCGTGCCAATCCAACCTATTTCTCCATGAGGGAAATCCTAAGGACTAAAAAATGTTAAGATTTCAGAGGcaggtacacactactatatttaaaataggtaaccagcgagaacctactctatagcacggAGAACTCGGCtcagtattctataataacctaaataggaaaagaatttgaaaaagaatagatacttgtatgagtataactgaatcactttgctgtacacctgtaacaCATCATTGTTaatcaaatataaaacaaaataaacattttttaagtgtaaCCAAGATGAAACTTATGTCATTGTTCCTTTGCATGGTTTTGTGAACGGCAGTTTTACTACATATTATTTATCCTGTATTTCTTAATGAAGATGGAGACAGGTTGAGTTTTATGAAGGCACTTTTTTCAGATGCCATAGGAACAGATCATAAGTGaaaaagaagggggcaacagaagatgagttgattgtatggtatcaccaacttaatggatttgaatttgagcaaactctggaagatagtgaaggacaggggagcctggcatgctgcggtccgtgggttcacaaagagtcagacatgacctagcaactgaacaactaatacAAATTAAATCCCATTAAATTTGTTAGACATTAGATTTTAACAGTGTAAATACACTGTTGGAAATTATACCTTTTTGTTTACTGTATGCCAAATGCTTTACCTATAAAAACTTACTTAATGTTTTCTAAATACAACACTATGTGGTAGTACTATTATTATTGAccttttatggatgaagaaaacaCTTGGAGAAGTTAATTTGCTAAACCCAGTTCTCCCTAACTACAGAGCTACACTGTAGACCACTGTGAAATAGCGTCTTTCTatagatgaattttttaaaagttgacttaaagtatTGATGCTCCGTtagcatttaaattttttgttttgtggcTAATGGTTTTGAAactttctccactgctgcctgccTTCAACTCCTAGACCtgtatttgggatttttttcGTTAAAGTGATTCAGCCCTTTGACATAAAAAGGAGTAAAAGATACTGAAAGTCAATTACAACTTAGTAACTAATCCTTTTttaatggggaaggaaatggcaacccgctccagttttcttgcctaggaaatgccatgaacagaggagccgggctGGGCTACAAGACCAtggggtcagacaggacttagtgactgaacaacaacaatcccttTTAAATAATGTTTGCTATAATGTAATTTTGTATGTTCTTAAAGTTTTCCTAAAAAAGAAACATGTTGCTGAGAGCTCTGATTGGTAATGAATCGTTGCAACAAATGTCACCCTGTATTAAGGCATTGTTCCAGTTGCATAATCTGTCAGACAGTTATTCTAAGAAAGTGGCTGCCCTCCATGACATCTAATTAACACGTATATAATTGGGGAGTGCAGGTTGGTCATTCACTCACAGTATGAAACTTCTAAGGTTAGAAGTATAATACACATCCACCAACCTCATTTAATAAGCGAGTTCTGCTTTGTCGTGTTGGTTTGGCCCCTCTGTGGTAAGGCATTCCAGTTCATTAATTACCCACTGAATGAAGTAATTTATTTGCAGAAGTTGGATTTAAACTTTGGAGGGTTGCCTTCTCAAATTAGTATGTCAGATTGTGGTGAACAAGTATATATCATTCATTGTTTTGGGACTTTTTTAtcctttaacattttatttctaactAATTCTTTTAATGTGTCCTCATTTCTCttgtgaaatataaatatcaactgTTGGTTTCCTTCTTTTAAGTTGCCAGGAAAATTACATTTCTGATTTTAACTGTTACCTACTTCTAGCTCATCAAACAACATAATGAAGATGTTTTAGagtataaaagaagaaatgggtTGGAATAAACTTTGGAAATACTAAAACAGTAAGTATACAATTTTATAGGATGAACAGGAGGATGCAGTTTGACCTCTTTAAATGTgttttgcttattattttatCAGGTTTATACTTTTCAGCACCTATATTCCTGTCTTTGAAAAATTTATGAGTTTTTAGTACCTGGTTCAG
It encodes:
- the NDUFC1 gene encoding NADH dehydrogenase [ubiquinone] 1 subunit C1, mitochondrial, yielding MAPSAFLRPLWKLLAPARFPSVSSSRSKFYIQEPPHGSPNWLKVGLTLGTSVFLWIYLIKQHNEDVLEYKRRNGLE